ATGCGCCGTGCCCGGCCTTCGCGGAGCACTTCAAGCGCGTTGCGCCCCGGCCCATAGATGCCGGCCAGACGAAAAATATGAACGGGCAAGGCATGGGCCGCGCCAAAGGCTAGCCAGGCCGTCTCCGCATTGGCGCGCCATTCGCTTCGCGGCGTCGTCGGTTGCAGCGGTGTTTCTTCGTCCACCCAGCCGCCGCCATGGTCGCCATAAACGCCGGTCGTCGAGAGATAGCCGATCCAGCGAAGCCCGGGGATGGCCCCTAAAACCTTTTCATGGTGGCGCAGCACCGGATCGCCGTTCGCATCCGGCGGCACGGAGAGCAGAAGATGCGTCACATCGGCAAGATGGTGGTTGGCATTCGCCAGCGGCGCGTCGCCATCGAAGGGCAGCAGAGGAATGCCGGTTTTTTCGCCGGGGGTGGTGGCCTTGCGCGTTGTCCCCTGAATGCGCCAGGCGGTTCCGGCAAGCCGGGCCGCAAGGGCGCGCGCGCTGTAGCCGAAACCGAAACCGAAAAGGTGGTCTTTCAGGCCGGGAGTCTTCTGGTTTTGCATGGGATTCGGCGGCGCGCTCAGAAATCCGGGTCCGCGTAATGCTTCGGGGGTTCGATGCCGGGGATGTGATCGGCCAGCAGCGGACGGAAGGACGGCCGGGATTTGACGCGCGCGTACCAGTCCTTCGCCGGATTGTGCTGTTTCCAGGGGACGTCGCCCAGATAGTCGATGGTTGAAAGATGCGCTGCGGCGGCAATGTCGGCCAGGGAAAACCGGTCGCCGGCAAGCCAGTCGCGGCGGTCCATCAAATAGGTGATGTAATCGAGGTGGTAATGGACGTTTACCAGCCCTGCCCGGATGGCGTTCGAGTCCGGCTCGCCTAGATTAAGAAACCGCTTGGTGACTTTCTCGCCGACAAGATTTTCCGTCACTTCGCGATTGAATTTTGTGTCGAACCAGGCGGAAAGCCTGCGCACTTCGGCGCGCGCCATGGGTGTTTCGCCGATCAGCGGCGGCTCTGGATAGGCTTCGTCCAGATATTCACAAATCGCGTCGCTGTCCGCAATTGCGGTGCCGTCTTCTTCGACCAGCACCGGCACCTGGCCCGCCGGGTTCATGGCAAGGAAAGTGCGCCGCCGCTCCCAGACCCGCTCAACCTGCATCGTGAATTCCAGATTCTTCTCTGCCAACGCGATGCGCGTTTTTCTCGAGAAGGGCGAGAGCCAGAGGTGGTAAAGGGTGCGCATGGCTGAACCTTACCGCAAGCGCATGCGCGATGGGTAGGGCCGCGTGATGGGCGCAGCCGGGCTGTGTCTGGCCGCTATGGCTCAGGCGCTGGCCTGGGTTTCTTCCAGGGTGATCGGATGGTCAAGCCGGTTCAGCATTTCCTTCGGCACGATCTGCCAGAAATGCGGCGCGATCTGTTCCCAGTCGTTCAGCAGGCCTTGGGCGAACCGGGACTGGGTTTGCTGGACATGATCGGCGATGAGGCGTTTTAGGACGTCCTCCCAATGGGTGGTCTGGATCCGCTGGTAAATGACCATCTCGTCGTTGATGTGATGCGATAAATTTCCCGCTTGATCGAAGATGAAAGCCATGCCGCCGGTCATGCCGGCGGCAAAATTGTCGCCGACGCCACCAAGAATAACAACGGTGCCGCCGGTCATGTATTCGCAGCCGTTTGAGCCGCAGCCCTCAATGACTGTTTCGGCGCCGGAGTTGCGAACGGCGAAGCGTTCGCCCGCCTGGCCGGCGGCGAACAAGCGACCGCTGGTGGCGCCGTAGAGAACTGTGTTGCCGACGATCGTGTTCTCGTTCGTCACCAGAGGCGAGGCGGTAAGTGGGCGTACGACGATGGTGCCGCCGGAAAGGCCCTTGCCGACATAGTCGTTCGCATCGCCAAACACTTCGAGCTTCAGCCCCTTGACGGCAAAAGCGCCGAGGGACTGGCCCGCCGTGCCGCGCATGCGCACCGTGATGTGGTCTTCGGCCAGACCTGCCATGCCATAGCGCCGCGTGATCATCGAGGACAGCCGGGTGCCGATGGCGCGCTGGGTGTTGCGAATGTTGTAGGCAAGCTGAACCTTGCCCGATTTTTCCAGCGCCGCGTGGGCATCCTGGACCATGCGCGCATCCAGCGTGTCGGGCACTTCGTTGCGGCCTTTAAGCGAGCAGTGGCGCGGAAACTCGCCCGGGTCTGGCTGGGTGAGAAGGGGGTTGAGGTCCAGGTCGTCGAGATGGGCGCTGCCGCGGCTGACCTGGGCAAGCAAATCCGTGCGCCCGACGACTTCCTCAAGGGAGCGCATGCCGAGAGAGGCCAGAATTTCGCGCACTTCTTCGGCAATAAAGCTGAACAGATTGACGATTTTTTCCGGGGTGCCTTCGAATTTGTTGCGAAGCCGTTCATCCTGGGTGCAGATGCCGACCGGGCAGGTGTTGCTATGGCATTGGCGGACCATGATGCAGCCCATCGCAATGAGGGACGTGGTGCCGACGCCAAATTCTTCCGCCCCCATCATGGCCGCAATGACGACGTCGCGACCGGTGCGAATGCCGCCGTCGGCGCGCAGGCGCACGCGATGGCGCAACCGGTTGAGCGTCAGCACCTGGTTCACCTCGCTCAACCCCATCTCCCAGGGGATGCCGGCATATTTGATGCTGGTCTGCGGGCTGGCTCCGGTGCCGCCGCAATGGCCGGAAATCAGGATGACGTCTGCTTTTGCCTTGGCGACGCCGGCGGCAATCGTGCCGATGCCGTCCTCGGCCACCAGTTTCACGCAAACCCGGGCATGGGAATTGATCTGTTTCAGGTCGTAGATGAGCTGCGCCAAATCTTCGATTGAATAGATGTCATGATGTGGCGGTGGCGAGATCAGCGTGACGCCCGGGGTTGAATGCCGCAGCAAGGCAATTTCTTCCGTCACCTTGAAGCCGGGAAGCTGCCCGCCTTCGCCCGGTTTTGCGCCCTGGGCGATCTTGATTTCGATTTCGTCGCAATTGTTTAAATATTCTGCCGTGACGCCAAAGCGGGCCGAGGCGATCTGTTTGATGACGGAGTTTGCATTGTCGCCATTTGGCAGTGATTGTGCGCGCGCCGGGTCTTCGCCACCCTCGCCGCTGCACGATGCGCCGCCGATCCGGTTCATGGCGATGGCGAGGGTTTCATGCGCTTCGCGTGAGAGGGCACCGTGGGACATGCTGCCGGTTCCAAAGCGTTTGCGAATGTCTGTGATCGATTCGACTTCCTCGACGGGGATCGATTGTCCGATCGGTTTGAAATCCAGAAGGTCGCGCAACTGAATGGGCGGCTGGTGGCGCAGGCCCTCGCTGTATTTCTTGTAGGTGCTGTAGGAATCCGTGGCGACGGCCGTTTGCAGCACATGAATGAGATTGCCGGTGACGGCATGGGCCTCGCCACCATGGCGAACGCTGTAGGAACCGCCGATGGGAAGGGCAACGGTTTCTTCTTCATAGGCGCGGCGATGCAGGAAAAGGGCCTTTGCCTGGATGCCGGAAAGCCCGATGCCGGAAATGCGTGACGTCATGCTGGGGAAAAATTCCGCGACAAGCGCGCGCGACAAGCCAACCGCTTCGAAATTGTAGCCGCCGCGGTACGAGGCGATGACCGAGATACCCATCTTCGACATGACTTTGAGAAGGCCGTTGCCCACCGCTGTTGTATAACGGGCAAGGCATTCTTCCAGCGTCCGGTTTGCAAACAGACCCCGGCGGTGCCGGTCTGCGATCGTTTCAAGGGCAAGGTAGGCGTTGACCGTGGTTGCGCCAACACCAATCAAAACGGCAAAATAATGAACGTCCAGGCATTCACCGGATCGCACGTTCAGGGACGTGAAGGAGCGAAGCTGCTGCTTGACGAGATGGGTGTGCACGGCGCCGGTGGCAAGAATCATCGGAATGGCGGCGTGTTCCGGCCCGACATTCTGGTCGCTCAGGATCACATGAACGATGCCGCCGCGCACGGCATCTTCCGTTTCCTGGCGGATGCGCGTCAACGCATTCTGAAGCGCGTTTTCGCCGTCCTTGATCGGGAAGGTGCAGTCGATTTCGATGGCGTCCTTTCCCATGTGGGCGCGGACGGCTTCAAACTCGGCGTTGGACAAGACGGGCGATTCAAGTTCCAGATGCCGGGTTTGTCCTTCGTTTGCCTCGAGCAGATTTCCCAGATTGCCAAGTCGCGTCTTCAGCCCCATGACCCGGCGCTCGCGCAGGCTGTCGATCGGCGGGTTGGTGACCTGGCTGAATCGCTGCCGGAAATAGTGGTGCAGGCCCCGATAGTGATCGGAAAGCACGGCAAGGGGGGCGTCGTCGCCCATGGAGCCGGTCGCTTCCTTCGCGTCTTCGGCCATGGGGTGAAGCAGAAGTTCGATTTCTTCCAGGGTGAAGCCAAACGCGGCCTGGTGGGTGCGCAGGGCCTCGTGTGTGTAGGTGCTTTTCTCGGGCGCGGCGCTTTTGACCAAGGTGTCGGATTTGATGATATTTTTTAGCCACTTTCCGTAGGGATGTTCTGCTGCCAGCATGTCGCGGAGTTCGCGGTCATGATAGAAGCGCCCCTCGTCCAGATTGATGCCGATGATCTGGCCGGGGCCAACGCGTCCCTTTTCCACAACTTCGGATTCATCCGCCCACACCATGCCGGCCTCGGAACCGACGATAAGCAGACCATCGCCGGTAATCGTGTAGCGCAGCGGGCGAAGGCCGTTGCGGTCCATGCCGGCGATGACCCACCGCCCGTCCGTTGCGGTGACGGCTGCCGGTCCGTCCCATGGTTCGGAGATGCAGTTGCAGTAATGGAAAAGTTCCCGATGCTTTTGCGGCAGGATAGTCTTGTTCGACCACGAATCCGGAATCATCACGACTTTTGCGAGCGGCGCCGTTCGTCCGGACCGAACCAGCAGCTCAAAGACGGCATCGAGCGCGGCCGAATCCGAGCTTCCTGGCGGGACGACTGGCTTGAGGGCTTCGATGTGTTCTGCGAAGCGATCGGATTTCATGCGCGCTTCGTGAACGCGCATCCAGTTGATGTTTCCGCGTAGCGTATTGATCTCGCCATTGTGGGCAAGCATGCGAAACGGCTGTGCGAGCGGCCAGGTTGGAAACGTGTTTGTCGAATAGCGCTGGTGGTAGATTGCAAAGCGCGAAATGAAGCGCTTGTCGAGCAGGTCCGGATAAAAATTTGTTAGCTGTTCGGCCAGGAACATGCCTTTGTAAATAATAGAGCGGCAGGAAAGCGAGCAGAAGTAGAAGTCGTTGATATGCTCTTCCTCAAGCACGCGCTTTTCGATCTTGCGGCGAATGACATAGAGGTCCAGCTCAAACTGATCGGTGTCGACGCCGCGCGAATTGGCGATCATGATCTGCTCGATTTCCGGGCGTGCCGCGTTCGACTTTTCGCCGATGACGGAGGCATCGAGCGGCACCTGCCGCCAGCCATAGATGCGATAGCCGAAGGCCAGAATCTCGGCCTCGACGACGGCGCGGCAGGCTTCCTGTGCGGTCAGGCTGGTTTTGGGAAGAAAGACCATGCCAACAGCAAGGCGTCCCTTTTCCGGCCGGTGACCGGTGCGCGCGATGTGCTCTTTAAAAAATTCCTGAGAGATTTCGACATGGATGCCGGCACCATCCCCCGTCTTGCCATCGGCATCGACGGCACCACGGTGCCACACGGCCTTGAGCGCGCTGATCCCCGCTTCGACGACGCTGCGCCGGGGCTTGCCATCAATGGAGGCAACCATGCCGACGCCACAGGCATCGTGCTCCTGATCGGCGCGGTAAAGGCCTGTAGCTTCAAGGTGGGCTGCGTTTGTCCGCCACGCGTCAACGAAGCGTTGGCCGGAATTCTTTTTTTGCAAACTCGGATCCTTCTTCATTTCAGGCGCTCGCCGCAAGTTTCTTGGCGGGCCAGTCTTCGCCCGCCGCTTTTGCCTGGAGATAGGCGTCGATGTTTTCGGCGGCATCGCGCCCGTCGCGGATTCCCCACACGACAAGCGACGCGCCGCGGACAATGTCGCCAGCGGCAAAAACACTTTCGAGATTGGTCATCATCGTGCGGTAATCGATGGTGATCGTGCCCCAGCGATTGACTGCCAATTCCGGCGCACCGAAAAGGGCGGGGACTTCTTCAGGGTCAAAGCCGAGGGCCTTGATGACGATGTCCGCGTCCATGGAAAATTGCGAACCGGTGATCGGTTGCGGCGTTTGCCGCCCGGTTGCGTCCGTATCGCCAAGATGCATGCGGCTGGCGCGGACGCTGGCGACGGTGTCGTCGCCAAGGAAGGCCACCGGTGCCGAAAGCCAAAGGAATTCGACGCCTTCTTCTTCGGCATGTCGCACTTCGCGTTCGGAGCCGGGCATGTTCTTGCGGTCGCGTCGATAGAGGCATTTTACGGATTGGGCATCCTGGCGAATGGCTGTGCGGACGCAATCCATTGCCGTATCGCCACCGCCGATAACGACGATGTTTTTGCCGCTGGCGTTCAGCGTGCCGTCGTCGAAAAGCGGCACATTGTCGCCAAGTCCCTTGCGGTTGCTGGCCGTTAAATAATCGAGGGCCTGCTGGACGCCACCCAGGCCGGCGCCAGGAAGGGCGATGTCGCGTGCTTTGTAGACGCCCGTTGCGATGAGGATTGCGTCATGGCGCTGTTGGAGCTCCGGGAGGCTGGCGTCGCGGCCCACCTCGAAATTGCAATGGAACACGATCTTGCCTTCGGCGAGAAGCTTGACGCGCCGTTCGACAATCCATTTTTCAAGTTTGAAACTGGGAATGCCATATACGAGCAGGCCCCCGATCCGGTCGTAACGATCGTAGACATGCACCTGATACCCTTTGCGCCGCAATTGTTCTGCAGCGGCAAGGCCGGCCGGCCCGCCGCCGATGATGCCGACGGATTGCTTGCGCTCCAGCCTCGGCGCTGGCGGTTTGACGAGGCCCATCTCGAAGGCGGTGTCCGTGATGTGTTTTTCGACCGCGCCGATGGTAACGGAGCCGAAACCCTTTTCGATGACGCAATTGCCTTCACACAACCGGTCCTGGGGGCAGATGCGGCCGCAAATCTCGGGCAGGTTGTTGGTCGCGGAGGAAAGCGCGTATGCCTCCTCAAGCCGGCCCTCTGCGGTCAGTTTCAGCCAATCGGGAATGTTGTTCGAAACCGGGCAGTGGATCTGGCAGAAGGGCACGCCGCATTGCGAGCAGCGCCCGGCCTGTTCAACGGCCTTTTCTGAATCATAGGGGCCGAAGATTTCCTGGAAATCATGCCGCCGATCATCGGCCTCCCGCTTGGCCGGCATGCGTTGGGCCGTGTTGATAAATTTGAGCATGCGTTGGGCCATTTGGTGCGGTCTCCGTCCCTTTGGTGTTGCGATGGCTTAATCCCTGGCCGGGCTTGCGCGGATGGGCACTGGGACGCGAAGGCCATAGAGGGACGCTCATGGCCATGGGTGTGCGAAGGTTGAAAAGAGGAAGGCGAATTATGTCAATATTATTTACCTACTGCAAGGAAATCTACCGGATGACACGTAAAACCATCGGGGGCCCACTGTATATTGGAGAATTTAGTACACAAACAGGACTATTTTTTCCATTTTTCGGAAGAAACATAAGCGAGCAGCTTTTTGCCTATCTTGATGACAGGGGATGCCTCATGGTGATGCGGCGTCACAAGGGGGATAGATCGCCTTGATTTTATTGCATATCGTCATGCTTTCCCTTGTCCAGGGGATCACTGAATTTCTTCCTATCAGTTCCCAGGCCCATTTGATCCTGGCCTCCAAGGGGTTGGGCTGGCCGGACCAGGGGCTGTTGATCGACGTTGCCCTTCATATCGGTACCCTGGCGGCGGTGCTGGTCTATTGCTGGCGGGATGTCTGGCGGATGGCGCGGGGCCTGGGCCAGGCTTTTGGCGGCACGGTTGATGCGGGTGCCCGTCTTGGCCTGCAGGTGATTTTGGCGACGCTGCCGGTGGTGGTGGCCGGCTATTTCCTGATCGATCAGGTGGTCCATTTCCGCGACCCGCTGGTCATCGGCTGGACGACCCTTGTTTTTGGCGTTTTGCTCTACTTGGCCGACCGTTTTGGCCTTCGCGTTCGCCGGGTTGAACATATGGGTTTTGCCGGGGCCTTTGCCATCGGCCTGGCCCAGGTCTGTGCGCTGGTACCGGGCACCAGCCGTTCCGGTGTGACGATGACGGCGGCCCGGATGCTTGGCTTTGAGCGTGAAGAAGCGGCGCGGTTTTCGCTGCTTCTCGCCATTCCGGCAATCCTTGGTGCCGGGACCCTGGAAGGGATGCATCTTTATGAAATGGAGAATGTGCAGCTGACTCAGGATGCGTTTCTCGGCGCCGCCCTCGCCTTTGTTACGGCGCTTGGGGCCATTTCCCTGATGATGCGGTGGCTGCGGCGCGCCAATTTCACGCCCTTTGTCTTGTACCGGGTGGTGCTGGGCGCAGGCCTTCTGGCCTTTGTTTATTGGGGAATTTTGCCGAGCGACCTGTTTTAAGCCGCAACCTGTCTGAAACCAGCGGTCTTAAACCTGCCGGCTCCAAGCCGTTGTTTCAGGCGCGGTGGGTCTTGCCGCCACCGGGGCGAAAACGGGCAAGCTGGTTCGGCAACGCAATCTCAAGAGGCGTCGGCGCAATTCCCAGATCGGCAAAGCCTTTCACCGACCGGCTGACGACGTTGTCGTTTTCCAGCAGGCGGATTTGATCGCGCGTAAGCGGCGGTACGGGCAGGAATTCCAGAAAAAATGCCGCCAGCCGCGCGACCGCGAAGGGCACAGGTAGCAACGCGCGCCGCCGTTCGATGGTTTTCAGGATCGCTTCCATCAACGCCCGGAAGGTATAGGTTTCGGGCCCGCCAAGTTCGATGATTTCGCCGTCATGACCGTCCAGGGCGCAGGCAATCGCGTCGGCGACGTCCCAGACGGCGACCGGCTGCAGGCGTGTCTTGCCGCCGCCGATCAGGGGAAGAAAGGGGGCGAGGCAGGCCATCGCCGCAAAACGGTTAAAAAACAGGTCCTCCGCTCCAAAAATAACGCCCGGCCGTAGCAGCACGGCTTTTGGAAAGGCAGCGCGGACCGCCGTTTCGCCGGCCGCTTTCGTTTGCGCATAGTGCGACGCCGCCTTTGGATCGGCGGCAAGGGAGGAAATCTGTATGAGGGTGGGCGTTTTTGCTTCCCTGGCCGCCGCAGCAATGCGCTCGGCCCCTTCGACATGGACGGCGCGGAAGGTCTGGTGCCCACGCTCAAAGAGGATGCCGACGAGGTTGATCACGGCGTCCGCGCCCTGGACGGCGCGGGCCACCGATGCGTCGTCGCGTATGTTTGCCTGTA
The window above is part of the Rhodospirillaceae bacterium genome. Proteins encoded here:
- a CDS encoding dihydropyrimidine dehydrogenase, translating into MAQRMLKFINTAQRMPAKREADDRRHDFQEIFGPYDSEKAVEQAGRCSQCGVPFCQIHCPVSNNIPDWLKLTAEGRLEEAYALSSATNNLPEICGRICPQDRLCEGNCVIEKGFGSVTIGAVEKHITDTAFEMGLVKPPAPRLERKQSVGIIGGGPAGLAAAEQLRRKGYQVHVYDRYDRIGGLLVYGIPSFKLEKWIVERRVKLLAEGKIVFHCNFEVGRDASLPELQQRHDAILIATGVYKARDIALPGAGLGGVQQALDYLTASNRKGLGDNVPLFDDGTLNASGKNIVVIGGGDTAMDCVRTAIRQDAQSVKCLYRRDRKNMPGSEREVRHAEEEGVEFLWLSAPVAFLGDDTVASVRASRMHLGDTDATGRQTPQPITGSQFSMDADIVIKALGFDPEEVPALFGAPELAVNRWGTITIDYRTMMTNLESVFAAGDIVRGASLVVWGIRDGRDAAENIDAYLQAKAAGEDWPAKKLAASA
- a CDS encoding complex I NDUFA9 subunit family protein, giving the protein MTVGFRTTRVITVFGGSGFLGRYVVRRLAASGARVRVAVRNPEAAAFLTPLGDVGQIVPVQANIRDDASVARAVQGADAVINLVGILFERGHQTFRAVHVEGAERIAAAAREAKTPTLIQISSLAADPKAASHYAQTKAAGETAVRAAFPKAVLLRPGVIFGAEDLFFNRFAAMACLAPFLPLIGGGKTRLQPVAVWDVADAIACALDGHDGEIIELGGPETYTFRALMEAILKTIERRRALLPVPFAVARLAAFFLEFLPVPPLTRDQIRLLENDNVVSRSVKGFADLGIAPTPLEIALPNQLARFRPGGGKTHRA
- a CDS encoding glutathione S-transferase translates to MRTLYHLWLSPFSRKTRIALAEKNLEFTMQVERVWERRRTFLAMNPAGQVPVLVEEDGTAIADSDAICEYLDEAYPEPPLIGETPMARAEVRRLSAWFDTKFNREVTENLVGEKVTKRFLNLGEPDSNAIRAGLVNVHYHLDYITYLMDRRDWLAGDRFSLADIAAAAHLSTIDYLGDVPWKQHNPAKDWYARVKSRPSFRPLLADHIPGIEPPKHYADPDF
- a CDS encoding undecaprenyl-diphosphate phosphatase, producing MILLHIVMLSLVQGITEFLPISSQAHLILASKGLGWPDQGLLIDVALHIGTLAAVLVYCWRDVWRMARGLGQAFGGTVDAGARLGLQVILATLPVVVAGYFLIDQVVHFRDPLVIGWTTLVFGVLLYLADRFGLRVRRVEHMGFAGAFAIGLAQVCALVPGTSRSGVTMTAARMLGFEREEAARFSLLLAIPAILGAGTLEGMHLYEMENVQLTQDAFLGAALAFVTALGAISLMMRWLRRANFTPFVLYRVVLGAGLLAFVYWGILPSDLF
- a CDS encoding NAD(P)-dependent oxidoreductase; translated protein: MQNQKTPGLKDHLFGFGFGYSARALAARLAGTAWRIQGTTRKATTPGEKTGIPLLPFDGDAPLANANHHLADVTHLLLSVPPDANGDPVLRHHEKVLGAIPGLRWIGYLSTTGVYGDHGGGWVDEETPLQPTTPRSEWRANAETAWLAFGAAHALPVHIFRLAGIYGPGRNALEVLREGRARRICKPGQVFSRIHVADLAETLRRSMDAPRGGRIYNVCDDRPAPPQDVIAFAAKLLGVTPPPEIAFEDAGLSEMARSFYTDNKRVANARIKRELGVTLRYPNYEAGLKALLATLPTG
- a CDS encoding glutamate synthase large subunit, which produces MKKDPSLQKKNSGQRFVDAWRTNAAHLEATGLYRADQEHDACGVGMVASIDGKPRRSVVEAGISALKAVWHRGAVDADGKTGDGAGIHVEISQEFFKEHIARTGHRPEKGRLAVGMVFLPKTSLTAQEACRAVVEAEILAFGYRIYGWRQVPLDASVIGEKSNAARPEIEQIMIANSRGVDTDQFELDLYVIRRKIEKRVLEEEHINDFYFCSLSCRSIIYKGMFLAEQLTNFYPDLLDKRFISRFAIYHQRYSTNTFPTWPLAQPFRMLAHNGEINTLRGNINWMRVHEARMKSDRFAEHIEALKPVVPPGSSDSAALDAVFELLVRSGRTAPLAKVVMIPDSWSNKTILPQKHRELFHYCNCISEPWDGPAAVTATDGRWVIAGMDRNGLRPLRYTITGDGLLIVGSEAGMVWADESEVVEKGRVGPGQIIGINLDEGRFYHDRELRDMLAAEHPYGKWLKNIIKSDTLVKSAAPEKSTYTHEALRTHQAAFGFTLEEIELLLHPMAEDAKEATGSMGDDAPLAVLSDHYRGLHHYFRQRFSQVTNPPIDSLRERRVMGLKTRLGNLGNLLEANEGQTRHLELESPVLSNAEFEAVRAHMGKDAIEIDCTFPIKDGENALQNALTRIRQETEDAVRGGIVHVILSDQNVGPEHAAIPMILATGAVHTHLVKQQLRSFTSLNVRSGECLDVHYFAVLIGVGATTVNAYLALETIADRHRRGLFANRTLEECLARYTTAVGNGLLKVMSKMGISVIASYRGGYNFEAVGLSRALVAEFFPSMTSRISGIGLSGIQAKALFLHRRAYEEETVALPIGGSYSVRHGGEAHAVTGNLIHVLQTAVATDSYSTYKKYSEGLRHQPPIQLRDLLDFKPIGQSIPVEEVESITDIRKRFGTGSMSHGALSREAHETLAIAMNRIGGASCSGEGGEDPARAQSLPNGDNANSVIKQIASARFGVTAEYLNNCDEIEIKIAQGAKPGEGGQLPGFKVTEEIALLRHSTPGVTLISPPPHHDIYSIEDLAQLIYDLKQINSHARVCVKLVAEDGIGTIAAGVAKAKADVILISGHCGGTGASPQTSIKYAGIPWEMGLSEVNQVLTLNRLRHRVRLRADGGIRTGRDVVIAAMMGAEEFGVGTTSLIAMGCIMVRQCHSNTCPVGICTQDERLRNKFEGTPEKIVNLFSFIAEEVREILASLGMRSLEEVVGRTDLLAQVSRGSAHLDDLDLNPLLTQPDPGEFPRHCSLKGRNEVPDTLDARMVQDAHAALEKSGKVQLAYNIRNTQRAIGTRLSSMITRRYGMAGLAEDHITVRMRGTAGQSLGAFAVKGLKLEVFGDANDYVGKGLSGGTIVVRPLTASPLVTNENTIVGNTVLYGATSGRLFAAGQAGERFAVRNSGAETVIEGCGSNGCEYMTGGTVVILGGVGDNFAAGMTGGMAFIFDQAGNLSHHINDEMVIYQRIQTTHWEDVLKRLIADHVQQTQSRFAQGLLNDWEQIAPHFWQIVPKEMLNRLDHPITLEETQASA